A window from Pokkaliibacter sp. MBI-7 encodes these proteins:
- a CDS encoding diiron oxygenase: MEQFSISQEDAVQKMLQKLTTLWRTRAAVNQDIPVYAELAFDASKRDFSESLLPFRDHDAWLQAPEAIRSACLSYAWGIYNLKTIYIECDVVTPACEDIIKTPPASNNRALLQDVMSEALLDEALHTRMSVMACNYIYDHRQLVPLDFTDFNLVQWRRQQLTSCGAEWERRLTRFAIACASETLITDYLKTMAEDTSIQPICHEVTRTHAVDEWSHSSVFSFSAMDIIRGLSEKEREYFRRTVRKTVEMFANNELGAWQAVFNLIGMPHGADILHDTGDSNEVGVYTDSVERLIDRIGLSGAASTLSLPSHTAATGRHGKGMTL; the protein is encoded by the coding sequence ATGGAACAGTTCAGCATTTCTCAGGAAGATGCCGTGCAAAAGATGCTGCAGAAGCTGACCACCCTCTGGCGCACCCGTGCAGCGGTCAATCAGGATATTCCGGTCTATGCCGAGCTGGCATTCGATGCCAGCAAGCGTGATTTCAGTGAATCCCTGCTCCCCTTTCGTGATCATGATGCCTGGCTTCAAGCTCCTGAAGCCATCCGGTCTGCGTGCCTGTCCTATGCCTGGGGCATTTATAACCTCAAGACCATCTACATCGAATGTGATGTGGTGACACCGGCCTGCGAAGACATCATCAAGACGCCGCCCGCCAGCAACAACCGCGCCCTGTTGCAGGATGTCATGTCTGAGGCATTGCTGGATGAAGCGTTGCACACACGCATGTCCGTCATGGCCTGTAATTACATCTATGACCACCGCCAGCTGGTACCGCTGGATTTCACCGACTTCAATCTGGTGCAGTGGCGGCGCCAGCAACTGACGTCCTGCGGCGCCGAGTGGGAACGTCGCCTGACCCGTTTTGCCATCGCCTGCGCCAGTGAAACGCTGATCACCGACTATCTGAAAACCATGGCGGAAGATACCTCCATCCAGCCCATCTGCCATGAGGTCACCCGTACCCATGCAGTGGATGAGTGGAGCCACTCCAGCGTCTTCAGCTTCTCCGCGATGGACATTATTCGCGGCCTGAGCGAGAAGGAGCGGGAGTACTTCCGCCGCACGGTGCGTAAGACCGTAGAGATGTTTGCCAACAATGAGCTGGGCGCCTGGCAGGCAGTGTTTAACCTGATTGGCATGCCGCATGGCGCAGACATTCTCCACGACACCGGCGACAGCAATGAGGTCGGTGTGTATACCGACTCGGTTGAGCGTCTGATTGACCGTATCGGCCTGTCCGGTGCCGCCAGCACCCTGTCGCTCCCGAGCCATACAGCGGCGACTGGCCGACATGGCAAGGGGATGACGCTGTGA